In the genome of Poecilia reticulata strain Guanapo linkage group LG16, Guppy_female_1.0+MT, whole genome shotgun sequence, one region contains:
- the oscp1b gene encoding protein OSCP1 isoform X2, translating to MSTRTLPLLFINLGGEMLYILDQRLRAQNIPADKAKKVMNDIITTMFNKKFLEELFKPQELYSKKALRTVFDRLAHASIMRLNQASMDKLYDLMTMAFKYQVLLCPRPKDILLVSFNHMDAIKDFVKDTPSILSQVDETYQQLIEMYTPLSNGEFQLIRQTLLIFFQDMHIRVSIFLKDKVQNSNGRFVLPTNGPVPRGTQIPGMIRIFSCSGEELTRLQFNNGGNYSSALREGSFEMFGNRVTKLGTNMYSVSRPVETHMSGTSKSSAQHTKVNAAPNPLAKEELNLLARLMGGLEVQKPGSTDTGFRVNLFATDEEEEEALISRPNELSYGVISIQATKDQQANAELTKIMGEFTESGDPSSSASSKGDDLLAMMDGL from the exons TTATGAATGACATCATCACCACCATGTTCAACAAAAAGTTTCTGGAAGAGCTTTTTAAGCCACAGGAGCTTTATTCCAAGAAGGCTCTACGAACTGTGTTCGACAGGCTGGCCCATGCGTCCATAATGAGACTCAATCAAGCTAGCATGGACAAG CTCTATGACCTGATGACAATGGCTTTCAAATACCAGGTTCTTCTCTGTCCCCGACCAAAGGACATCCTGCTTGTCTCCTTCAACCACATGGATGCGATCAAAGACTTTGTGAAAGATACTCCTAGCATTTTGAGCCAGGTTGACGAAACATACCAGCAACTCATAGAG atgtATACGCCCTTGTCTAACGGTGAATTCCAACTGATTAGACAAACCCTTCTCATTTTCTTCCAAGACATGCATATTAGG GTGTCTATTTTCCTAAAGGACAAAGTGCAGAACTCGAATGGCCGCTTTGTGCTTCCTACTAATGGCCCTGTGCCTCGTGGGACCCAAATTCCTGGAATGATTAG aatttttagCTGTTCTGGCGAAGAATTGACCAGACTACAGTTCAATAACGGAGGGAACTATAGTTCCGCATTACGGGAAGgatcttttgaaatgtttggcaATAGAGTCACAAAGCTTGGGACAAACAT gtACAGTGTAAGTCGCCCAGTTGAAACACACATGtctggcacatctaaaagttctGCTCAGCACACAAAG GTCAATGCTGCCCCAAACCCTCTGGCCAAAGAGGAACTGAATCTGTTGGCCAGATTAATGGGAGGTCTAGAAGTCCAGAAACCAGGAAGCACAGACACCGGTTTCCGGGTGAATCTCTTTGCCACGGATGAAGAAGAAGA AGAAGCATTAATATCAAGACCCAATGAGCTTTCATACGGAGTCATAAGCATCCAAGCAACAAAG GATCAACAGGCCAACGCAGAACTGACCAAGATCATGGGAGAGTTCACAGAGTCTGGTGATCCATCTTCAAGTGCCAGCAGCAAAGGAGATGATCTTTTGGCCATGATGGACGGCTTGTGA
- the stk40 gene encoding serine/threonine-protein kinase 40 yields the protein MSKRRSSERGAGETSGRASKLQCPGISGSNAKRAGPFILGPRLGNSPVPSIVQCLARKDGTDDFYQLKILTLEERVDSAGETQEERQGKMLLHTEYSLLSLLHNQDGVVHHHGLFQDRAYEIVEDMEANKVRKMKKRICLVLDCLCAHDFSDKTADLINLQHYVIKEKRLSEREAIVIFYDVVRVVEALHKKNIVHRDLKLGNMVLNKRTHRITITNFCLGKHLVSEDDLLKDQRGSPAYISPDVLSGRPYRGKPSDMWALGVVLFTMLYGQFPFYDSMPQELFRKIKAAEYSIPEDGRVSENTVCLIRKLLVLDPQQRLAAGEVLESLSAIIASWQSVSSMSGPLQVVPDIDDQVNNQEHLQEGKAIEESSQYEFENYMRQQLLLAEEKNTIHEAKSFLTKRQFGNIPPVRRLGHDAQPVSPFDATALAQRFLRK from the exons ATGTCCAAACGGCGCTCGTCAGAGAGGGGGGCTGGAGAGACATCAGGCAGGGCCAGCAAGCTGCAGTGTCCTGGGATATCTGGCAGTAACGCCAAGAGAGCCGGCCCCTTCATCCTCG GACCTCGCCTGGGCAACTCGCCAGTACCGAGTATAGTCCAGTGTTTGGCCAGGAAAGATGGCACAGATGACTTCTATCAGCTCAAA ATCCTGACGCTGGAGGAGCGAGTGGACTCTGCTGGGGAAACCCAGGAGGAGCGGCAGGGGAAGATGCTGCTGCATACAGAATACTCTCTCCTTTCTCTGCTACACAACCAGGATGGTGTGGTTCACCATCATGGCCTTTTTCAG GATCGCGCCTATGAAATAGTAGAGGACATGGAAGCCAACAAAGTTCGTAAGATGAAGAAGCGGATCTGCCTCGTCCTGGACTGCCTCTGCGCTCACGATTTCAGTGACAAGACGGCAGATCTAATAAACCTTCAGCATTATGTCATAAAGGAGAAGAGACTGAGCGAGCGTGAAGCTATTGTCATTTTCTACGATGTTGTGCGTGTGGTGGAGGCCCTCCATAAG aaaaacattgtgCATAGAGACCTCAAGCTGGGAAATATGGTGCTGAACAAACG GACACACCGCATTACCATCACTAACTTCTGCCTGGGAAAGCATCTGGTGAGTGAGGATGACCTCCTGAAAGACCAGAGAGGCAGCCCAGCCTACATTAGTCCTGATGTATTAAGTG GTCGCCCATACCGTGGTAAACCCAGCGACATGTGGGCCCTCGGCGTTGTCTTGTTCACCATGCTGTATGGCCAGTTCCCTTTTTATGACAGCATGCCTCAAGAACTCTTCCGCAAAATCAAGGCTGCAGAGTACTCTATTCCAGA AGACGGTCGTGTGTCTGAGAACACGGTGTGCCTCATTCGAAAGCTGCTCGTGTTGGACCCTCAGCAGAGGCTGGCTGCAGGAGAAGTGCTAGAGTCACTCAGTGCCATTATTGCTTCATG GCAGTCGGTTTCATCGATGAGTGGCCCTCTACAGGTAGTTCCAGATATTGACGATCAGGTCAATAACCAAGAACATTTACAGGAG GGCAAGGCAATCGAAGAGTCTTCGCAGTACGAATTTGAGAACTACATGcgccagcagctgctgctggctgaagAGAAGAACACTATTCATGAAGCCAAGAGCTTTCTCACCAAGCGACAGTTTGGCAACATCCCACCTGTCAGACGTCTGGGTCACGACGCCCAACCGGTCAGCCCATTTGACGCTACTGCCCTTGCTCAACGATTCCTCCGGAAATAA